Proteins encoded together in one Hevea brasiliensis isolate MT/VB/25A 57/8 chromosome 16, ASM3005281v1, whole genome shotgun sequence window:
- the LOC110634337 gene encoding protein RADIALIS-like 3, with protein sequence MASNSLTSLRNSSSSWTPKQNKQFEKALALYDKDTPDRWQNVAKAVGGKSPEEVKRHYEILIKDVREIESGRVPFPNYRSGRKTN encoded by the coding sequence ATGGCATCCAATTCTCTCACCTCCTTAAGAAACTCTTCCTCTTCTTGGACACCTAAGCAGAACAAGCAGTTCGAAAAGGCCCTGGCTTTATACGATAAGGACACCCCTGATCGCTGGCAGAATGTGGCAAAAGCTGTAGGTGGGAAATCTCCAGAGGAAGTCAAGAGACACTATGAAATTCTTATTAAGGATGTCAGGGAAATTGAATCCGGCCGAGTTCCATTTCCTAATTACAGGTCCGGTCGAAAAACCAACTAA